The Ananas comosus cultivar F153 linkage group 2, ASM154086v1, whole genome shotgun sequence genome contains a region encoding:
- the LOC109727434 gene encoding uncharacterized protein LOC109727434 — protein MVPTPDSAPPLDVPESSVADEIQDLRDQVAALVGVVRRQAEASQQLAEASQRQEEQMALLRELVSRQAATAPVTQQPPISPVRAPAGVEGAGAAAPPPMAYTAPPGVAAGTCSAMSSTSTPIDPALEAERDRALACLTAFKKFNPPIFNGESGDPWEMESWVDTMEKLFEDLYTLEQDKVHLAVHCLEKYARVWWKATRQNRSPTLPPMMWEEFRGLLYGVHFSDSEMNQKYLRFLQCRMFGRILANGKRGMLLLFSQLLRDGWWSRNNTLHGPTKVFETLEVRDLKCEKDMLVVSVLFHPLLTLMPFLAHSVGEEKLLTIGLLASCTHVFLYSISWSYWSHLQERLGIVARESRLARHC, from the exons ATGGTACCCACTCCTGATTCGGCACCGCCTCTTGATGTGCCTGAGTCGTCGGTAGCCGATGAGATACAAGATTTGCGGGATCAAGTTGCCGCTCTTGTTGGAGTGGTACGGAGGCAAGCTGAAGCTTCTCAGCAGTTGGCTGAGGCCTCCCAGCGACAAGAAGAACAGATGGCGCTACTTCGGGAGTTGGTGTCCCGACAGGCGGCGACGGCACCTGTCACTCAGCAGCCGCCCATCTCACCTGTGCGTGCCCCTGCTGGAGTTGAGGGGGCGGGTGCGGCAGCACCACCACCGATGGCATACACTGCGCCACCGGGCGTTGCGGCGGGTACTTGCTCGGCGATGTCAAGTACTTCGACTCCTATTGATCCGGCGTTGGAGGCCGAGAGGGACCGAGCCCTCGCTTGCCTCACCGCCTTCAAGAAGTTTAATCCGCCTATTTTCAACGGGGAGTCAGGTGACCCGTGGGAGATGGAGTCCTGGGTGGATACAATGGAGAAATTGTTCGAGGATCTCTACACCCTTGAGCAAGATAAGGTGCACCTAGCTGTGCACTGCCTTGAGAAGTACGCCCGTGTTTGGTGGAAGGCGACTCGTCAAAATCGCTCCCCTACATTACCCCCGATgatgtgggaggagttccgagGGTTGCTTTATGGCGTTCACTTTTCGGACAGTGAG ATGAACCAGAAATATCTGAGGTTCCTACAGTGTCGAATGTTCGGCAGGATCTTAGCGAATGGCAAGCGAGGCATGCTACTCTTGTTCTCTCAACTGTTAAG GGACGGTTGGTGGAGTAGAAACAATACGTTGCATGGACCGACCAAAGTCTTCGAAACACTCGAAGTTAGAGATCTTAAATGCGAAAAAGACATGCTTGTGGTGTCTGTGCTGTTTCACCCTCTT CTGACTCTGATGCCCTTCTTGGCCCACAGTGTGGGCGAGGAGAAACTACTTACTATAGGGCTTTTGGCAAGCTGCACACAT GTTTTCCTATATAGCATCTCTTGGTCATATTGG agccatctacaggagaggctagggatcgtggcaagggagtcgcgtctagctagacattgctag